AGGTGGGAGCCGGCTGCCAGCCTGtaggggctgctgctgggatgctggcagctgccGTGATGTAGGACCCTGGCTGTCACCTCACCTCTGGCCAGCAATGAGAGCTGTCCGGGGAATCCAAGCACCCAGTTCAGCTGAGGTATCCCTGCTGGACTCCTCAGGAAGTAGGAGCCTCTGTAACAATTGTGCAGCAGAAGCTGACCCCAAACGTCTtggacacacacacccctcctCAAACAGGGGTCCCAAACCACCCTCTGTGCTCCAGGCTGCAGGGGGGGGTCTCCAGGAGCACATTGCAAACATCACAGCTGGTGGGCTCATCCTTCCACAGACTGGGGAAGAGCAAAATCCTTGTAGGATCAGGATACTTGGGGGGTGCTCCTCATGGTGGAGGGGTGAGCAGCAGGACTCAGCAGCCacccatttcccttcccctGGGTGGGGGAATTTCTGCAGGggcaaagggagagagaaggatgGGGATGCTGGAGGGGGCAGCACCCACAGCCATAGCCAGGAGGGTGTGGGGGCAATCTGGGAGGGGGACCCTGCTCCAAAGGGGactgtgcctggggagggggctgctatgggagcagggcaggggaagtGTGGTGCCTGAGGAGCCCGGGCCCCTTGCTTAGCagagtttgttttgctttcgCCTTCTGTTGCACACCTAGAACAAAAGTTCAGAGGTTGCCCTGGGGCTGatgctgtgccaggctgctggagggaaaacagtgctgctcccagccatgGTGATGCTGCCTGCCACTGCCTGAGCCCCTCATTGCTGTCActggcacactgctggcactgTCCCCATTGCATCTCCTCACTCAGCTCTGGGACAAGCCCACCCAAGCATGGGACAAGCAGCATTGCATGGTCCCCACCACTGTTTTCACATTTGCTGTGCTcaccactgccctgcagcctggcgTGAGGTgtctgcagcccccagcccatgGCCTGAGGACAGGGGGGGCGGTGGCAGGGGCAGCATGGTGGCCGAAGGCTGGAAGGACCAACATCACTGGCCTCCTGCCCCCGGACTCCTGCCAAACATCTGCATCAGGCAGGggccagctccagcccagctctggtggAAAAACAACTGAGGAGGGAGGTTCGTGTGAGGGTCAGCCTGTACAGCCTGCTGCTGTGCCATTCGGGGTGGGGGACTGTGATCGGGCAGGCTGGAGGGGCACCATGTCCTCAGACAGCCATGTACCCTCGGGGCAGTGTGTTGAGGACACCGGGTGACATGCCTAAGGTCCCACAGAAGCTCAGTGGCAGAGAGAGGGCCCACCGGCTGTGCTTCATTAAATCCTTgcctcatccccagctccactGAGACCCATTTGGCACCAGGACCCGAGGAAAAGGGACTTGGAGAAACAAGtcccttgttttcattttggttttagaaAAACACAGTTCAGGAGTGGGTGGCTCGGCCTTTCCCTCTGCATGGTGGGGACTGGACACGTGGAAGGGACACGATGCTGTGCCACCACTGCACGTGCGGCACGGCTCCTCCCAGTCCCCAAGTCCCTGTTGACAACAGGAAAGCCACCATGGCCCTGTGCGGGCAATTAGGGGATATAATTAGAAGTGGGTGGCTGTTCCTATGATGGGAACTAGCAGGACAGGGAGTGCAGCCCCATTCAGATCTCCAGCTTTGTCCTGGCTCTGTCCCAGGAGGTGGCTCAAGCCCCGGCTGGGTTCAGCAGCTTGAGCTGGCTGGGGAGTGCAGCTCCGTGTGGCAGGGTGCTGAGCATGCCCCAGTCCCTGTGGGACACACTGAGGTGCAAGCAGCCTCTCATCCTCTGGCTTTGGCTCCCACAAACTCCCCGGTTTTGACAAGGATCCACATTGCACTGCCCACAGCCACACATGTGAGGGGTGACCGGAGTGAGCATCCCTGTGGCCAGCCCCACGGTTGTGCTGGGCTCTGAGCGGCCCCCAGGCAGTGAATGAGCATCTCAGGGGTTAGTCTGAAACTTTGGGTGCACCTCACACCCATCAGGGACCCAAGCTAGGGTAGGGCTAAGCCATTTCTCCAGTAGCTTTTATGAAACTGCTGTCTCTGAAGCATGGATTCTCACTTTCCCTGCTCCATGGGTTCCCAGTCCCTCAGCCCTCCAATGCCAGCCAATGCTGCACCAGGAACCTTTTCAGGACATTGTGTTTCTGCCTGTGACAGACACAGAATGGGAAATTACTCCCAGCCTCCCCCAAACCCATGGTCCACTTCTCTTTCTCTGGTGGACGTGGTAATGTCAGAAGTGACAGTGCCTTGGCAGGGCTGGCCCGGCTTTCTAGTAAAGCTTCACCCTGCACTGGTACTTGTCACACCCATGGGTGTGCCACCCCATCCTGCTTGCTGTCACAGGccagcccccccttccccgGCGACAGCCCCCCCTCTCTAGTGTGTGGTTAATCCTCTcatcaaataaaatttttgcaGGAGTTCAGGGAATTAACACCTCACCAGGGATATTTCCCTTGGAGCCAGCCCAGggtaaatgttttcatttcccaTGTATGTAAACAGGCCCTGGAAACTCCCGTCCCTGGGGACACAAAGGGCTAAGGAAGGGATGGCTGTGCCTTGCCCTGGGCTGCAGCGGGGTCACCAGGAGGCTACAGCCCCACCCAGCCCCTCACAGCCCACCCCCTGAGAGGGATCCTCCTCCAAGGCCAAGCACCCTAATTTGCTgtgctgaaggagaaaagcttGATTAACCCTTGCCTACCCCTGAGCAACACAGCCATGGGAGTGGGGGGACACAGGACCCCAACCCGACCTCctctggggtgctgctgggccgGTTCGGTCCCCGTGACGGGGCAAGGTGGGGATGTCACCTCCTCCGGGTTCCCTGCGCAGGATGGGGACATGGCCTGGCACCTCTCCCACCCGTGCGGGTTTTAATCCCCAGGTCCACGGCTCACATAACGCGTTGCATAAATCCCACGCCCCCCGGGACGGACACACGCGGCTGCCCCGTGTGCTGGCGGGGTGTCCCCGGTCCTTGTCCCGCCGTGATACCAGCGTGACACTAACACTCTCCCAGTCCCCTCGCGTCGCCCTCGGGGCCCACACGGTTAACGCACCCTCGGCCCGTCCTTCCTCCGGCGATTGGCTCCCCCCGAGCAGCCCAGCGGCTATTTCTCGGCTGTCGGGCTGGGAGGTGACAGAAGGCGGCAGGGAGAGGTGTGTCCCCCCACCCACCACCCACCCCTGTTCCCGCTGTCCCCGCTGTCCCCGGGTGTGAGGAGGGTGCCCGCACCCCACGCCCGCCCCGGCCATGGGGGGCTGGTCCCGCAGTGCCTGGATTTTGCCCCTTTTTTTGGCTGGGCTCGTCCAGCCGGGGCAGggccaggagaaggaaaaggtaaGAGAGGTGGGGGAGACCCCCATGGGGGGAGGTGTGGGGGCCATGCAGTGCTTTGGGGACCCACCTGTCCCCAAGGCTTGTGGCAGAACTCCCAGGGGCAGGAGCGGGGCACGGTCGCCCTGTGacaccccatccccaccccccagTCCGGCTGCCTGGATCACGGGGAGATTTTCCTGAGCTAAGTCTTGCAAAGGGGAGTTGATGTCCTGGGGTTGGGGACAAAGCAAGACAGAGCCTTGTCCCCCGCCCCCAGTGACTCCCACAGGGGCAGAACTGAGGTCTTTTTTCCATGCACAGTGTCCGGGGGGAGGGTGCACCCATGTTTGGAGGCTGTGGGGGCCGCTGAGTCCCCACACTCGGTCGGGCAGAGAGCCGGGGTGACTGtcacccccagccctctcctACCCAGGGAGGGcgaagcagagctctgccctcGGGATCTCTCCGGCCTCATGGAGCCAGAGCTCCCCGGCCAGAGCCCCTGTGACTTTATCTCCTGACTGCTCCTAAAATAGCCCCTCGGTGGCACTTGGATGAGCTTGGGTCCGCTGATGAGAACAGGAGGTAGGCTCCTCCGTGTTAACCCCTGCAGCACCGCGGGCAGAgggtgctccatccctgcacGGGTCCGGTTCAGCCCCCATCCCTTCTCTGGGCCTGGCTTGGCCACGGCACAGCATCCTGGTGCTGCTCCGGGGTGCCCCAGCTGGGTGCATGCGGGGGCTGGGTGGGGGTCCTGCCTTTTTGGAGCCCGAGGAGGCGGATTTGGTATCCCCACACCAGCTCAGGCTGTTTTCCAGCCTTCCTGCCTGACCCTGGCTGGATAAACaaccctgcagctgcagccagccctgcacaTGTGTGCACATCCATGTGCGTGCTCGCTCCAGCTCATCCCATCACCCTGACCTTGGTGAGCCAGAGCCTGGTGGCTGCCAGCACATTCTGGGACAGGAGacacagtgctggcagctgccaccTCAGCCAGTGCCAGGGCAGGACTTGCTGCTCCAGTGGGAGTGGGTGTGGGGTGGCCAGCAGCCCACAGCCTGGTCCTATGGGATGCTCCTCACCCCACAGGTGAAATGCTACGACTCGGTGCAGGGCACCATCTACGACTATGGGGCTCTAACCCTGGATGGGGACGAGTACATCCCCTTTAAGAATTATGCAGGGAAGATGGTGCTCTTCGTCAACGTGGCCACCTACTGAGGCCTCACCCTGCAGTATGTTGGTAAGGGTCCAGTGGGACACAGgcatccctggggacagggtgcATGGCCGAGGAGCAGTTGGTGTCACCCAGGCATGCAGCCCTTGGCAGGTCCCCATGCTCCTGGGACTGGGCATATCCAGAGATGCTCCAAGAGGGTGGGTGCAGCTATAGGGGCAGCCTGCtaacccctccctggctctgcttgCACACAGAACTGAATGCACTACAAAATGAGCTGGGGCCCTACGGGCTTGTTGTCCTGGGCTTCCCCTCTAACCAATTTGGGAAGCAGGAACCAGGCCAGAACTCGGAGATCCTCCCTGCGCTCAAGTGAGTACTGCTGGGGGTCACCTGTcacccctctccccagcagggctggtggtGGCTGCACAGGTTGTAGCTCCTGCTTGGTGTaacccctctccctgcctggaGCTATGGTCCCCAAAGCCACAGGGCCTGGGGCTCCCCCCGTACCCCTGTGCAGCACCAAGAGCTGCCTGTGGGGTGACCCCTGCCCACCCTTTCCTTGCAGGTATGTCCGTCCAGGGGGTGGATTTGTTCCCAACTTCCAGCTCTTCCAAAAAGGGGACGTGAATGGTGCCAAGGAGCAGAAAGTCTACACCTTCCTGAAGGTAGGAAGGGGCACAGGGGGGTAAAGGAGTAGCACCCAGCTTGTTTTTTGGGGTCGGCAAGGTAGTGATGCACTGGTCCCGTTGCAGAACTCCTGTCCCCCAGTGGCAGAGGAGTTTGGGCTCTCCAAGAACCTCTTTTGGGAGCCTCTGCGGAACCATGACATCAAGTGGAACTTTGAGAAG
This window of the Calypte anna isolate BGI_N300 chromosome 13, bCalAnn1_v1.p, whole genome shotgun sequence genome carries:
- the GPX3 gene encoding glutathione peroxidase 3: MGGWSRSAWILPLFLAGLVQPGQGQEKEKVKCYDSVQGTIYDYGALTLDGDEYIPFKNYAGKMVLFVNVATYUGLTLQYVELNALQNELGPYGLVVLGFPSNQFGKQEPGQNSEILPALKYVRPGGGFVPNFQLFQKGDVNGAKEQKVYTFLKNSCPPVAEEFGLSKNLFWEPLRNHDIKWNFEKFLVGPDGVPVMRWYHRANIAVVKNDIITYMRETRGMQVPDPEEAAPPA